TGAATATTTacttttaatagaaaaaaaaaacaatttgcaaTATTAATGTTTCCACTGCAACCCATCCCCACCGAGACAGATGTCTCAGAAATTGCACAAGTTTTTCATTATCACAGTCACAACAAGAAGTCCGTAAACAAGATTTTGGTACTGAATCTCACCTTGGGTATAAGAGAGGAAAGGGCTTTACAAATACCATCaatcctactttttttttttaattgcatataaCCCAGCAATGCAAAAATGTCATTGTATATTACCCACAAATGGTCTTTGGAGCAATGCCTGGATTCCTGATGAATGCATTTGTAAGGAATACCAGATGTTTTTTTCCTCACTCCCTCTCTCTCAAGCAAACAAGACTGTTTTCAAAGCTGCTCAGTGGCTAGCTGTCCCTTTGGAAAGGATAATTGTTGGCATCCTCTGTGCCCCATTCACAGCCTTGGCTTCCTGAGCAATGTTTTGCTTAGGTCCTTCACCTCTTCGGGGTTGTTGACTCTCTCGTAGCCCAGGACAGCCATGGGCTGGTGGCAATACTCCTCAATCTGCTTAATCTGCTGGAAGCTCAATGCTGTCCTCCAGGCGCTCACTGCTTGGGTGGCATTCCTGGCAGACACCACAAAGGGCTTGGAGGAGTAGCCGGGCCCGCTGGTCATATTGAGGGCGAACTTCTCCATCTCCGGGCTCACCACCAGATTGACAAAGCCATACACCTGCCGCACAGTCTTGATGGGATCCACCACCAGGTCCTCGTAGCGGACAACCAGATAGTTGTTCTTGAGCCAGTCGGGTGGACGCAGGGCAGTCTGCAGGGTCTTGGCCATGCTGCTGCAGATCACCTCCATGGCCCCCAGCGCGTGGTAATCCGAGccacctcccccctccttcttgcTGTTCAGCTTGTGGCTGGCATCTAGGAGAGGCATGCGGTGGATGCGGGGATCCCGGCTCCTCACCACCTGCAGGCTCTCCCGGATCAGGCCATGCCGGGATTTGATCCTGGAGCTGGCCACGGCCCGGGGGTCCCGGACCAGGTGGATAACTTTGAGCTGCAGGGCAGGGTCCTGCATGAGGGGGGCCAGCACGGCCAGGTCGAAGACGCGCACGCCCTTGATGACCAGGGTGTGGTACTTGTGGCACTCGTCCTGCAAGAGGCTGAGCCGCTGCGGGGGGCACTTCTTGCAGACCTTGTCGTCCACCATGCCCACCACCTCCTTGCGGTAGGCCGGGCAGAGGGGAGATGAGCAGATCACCTTGTTGGTGGCCGCCCCGAAGATGCCCAGCGTGGTGAGGTTCTTGCCGGCCCCGGCGGTGTTGTAGAGCTGGAAGACGGCCAGGTCGCAGCGGTAGAGGGAGCTGAGCATGTCCCGGGCCGCCCCCTGCAGGGAGACGGCGTCCCCCGGGTACAGCTTCTGCCACACGTGCCACACCGGCTCGTAGAGGAAGAAGACCTCGGGGTTCTGGTTGAAGAGCTCCCCGAAGAAGGACGAGCCCGAGCGCCAGGTGGTGAAGACATAGACCAGCTGGCGCTGGCGGGGCGGCGGCGCGGGGGCCCGGTAGAGGGAGCGGATGTCCGAGCGGGGCTGGAAGTGGGGCTGCTGCGGGGAGGAAGGGGcgcgccgggccggggggggctcGTTGCATTGCTGGGGCTCCTTGTGCCACTTGTAGTCCAGCAGGTTGAGCatggtgagcagcagcagcagcacgtaGCCTAGGCACAGCACCAGCGCCTTCCTGCGGAAGACTTTCATGCTGAGAAGCGCCGGGGAccagggcagcagcactgcaggGGCAGGAGCGGCTGGCCAGCGCCAGCTGTGGCTCATCACATCACACGGAGCGCAGATCCGGGGGGGGCTGCCCACATGCCCCCAGCAGAGAGCCCTTCCCGCGGCGGATCTGGCATTTCGCACGCCCCGGGGGTGGGGAAGCCCAGTCCCGGCAGCCGGccgctctgctccctgcctggcgGGACTGCGCCCTCGTTACTAGCCCGTGCTCCAGCCTAGTGCCAG
This region of Chrysemys picta bellii isolate R12L10 chromosome 9, ASM1138683v2, whole genome shotgun sequence genomic DNA includes:
- the CHST2 gene encoding carbohydrate sulfotransferase 2, with protein sequence MSHSWRWPAAPAPAVLLPWSPALLSMKVFRRKALVLCLGYVLLLLLTMLNLLDYKWHKEPQQCNEPPPARRAPSSPQQPHFQPRSDIRSLYRAPAPPPRQRQLVYVFTTWRSGSSFFGELFNQNPEVFFLYEPVWHVWQKLYPGDAVSLQGAARDMLSSLYRCDLAVFQLYNTAGAGKNLTTLGIFGAATNKVICSSPLCPAYRKEVVGMVDDKVCKKCPPQRLSLLQDECHKYHTLVIKGVRVFDLAVLAPLMQDPALQLKVIHLVRDPRAVASSRIKSRHGLIRESLQVVRSRDPRIHRMPLLDASHKLNSKKEGGGGSDYHALGAMEVICSSMAKTLQTALRPPDWLKNNYLVVRYEDLVVDPIKTVRQVYGFVNLVVSPEMEKFALNMTSGPGYSSKPFVVSARNATQAVSAWRTALSFQQIKQIEEYCHQPMAVLGYERVNNPEEVKDLSKTLLRKPRL